A window of Pseudomonas alcaliphila JAB1 genomic DNA:
CCATCCCCAAACGCGCCAGCGCCTGCGAAGCGGCCCTGGTCGGCTCGGCCTGGTACCCGGGCGTGATCGAACGCGCCTGCGACGCGCTGGGCGAGGACTTCACCCCGCTGTCGGATTTCCGCGCCAGCAAGGAATACCGCCTGCTCACTGCCCAGAACCTGCTGCGCAAGTTCTTCCTGGAGCAGCAGTCGCCCGAGGTCGAGACCCGGGTTACCGCCTACGCGTAAGCGTGCAGTGAATTGATACGCCGCCGGCCAGCCCGGCGGCATGCGAAGTTTTGGAGGCGAAGATGTCCAGTCATATCGAACACAAATCCCAGGAAGAGCTGGCCGCTCTGTTCCGCGCCGGCATGACCAGCGGCGTCGGCCGCAGCGTCAAGCACGAGAGCGCGGACAAGCATGTGTCCGGCGAAGCGGTCTATGTCGACGACCGCCTGGAATTCCCCAACCAGTTGCACGTCTATGCGCGCCAGTCGGACCGTGCCCATGCGCGCATCCTGCGCATCGACACCCGCCCCTGCTACGAGTTTCCGGGCGTGGCCATCGCCATCACCAAGGACGACGTACCGGGCCAGCTGGACATCGGTCCTGTGGTCGCCGGTGACCCGCTGCTGGCCGACGGCAAGGTCGAGTACGTTGGCCAGGTGGTGCTGGCGGTAGCCGCTGACAGTCTGGAAACCGCGCGCAAGGCGGCCATGGCCGCCATCGTCGAATACGAAGACCTAGAGCCGGTGCTCGACGTGGTCGAGGCCTACCGCAAGAAGCATTTCGTGCTCGCCAGCCACACCCACCGCATCGGCGACTCGGCCAGCAAACTGGCCAGCGCCCCGCGTCGCCTGCAGGGCACCCTGCATATCGGCGGCCAGGAACACTTCTACCTGGAAACCCAGATTTCCTCGGTGATGCCGACTGAAGACGGCGGCATGCTGGTCTACACCTCGACGCAGAACCCCACCGAGGTGCAGAAACTGGTCGCCGAAGTGCTCGGCGTGCCGATGAACAAGATCGTCATCGACATGCGCCGCATGGGTGGCGGCTTCGGCGGCAAGGAAACCCAGGCTGCCGGCCCGGCGTGCCTGTGCGCGGTGATCGCGCACCTCACCGGCCGGCCGACCAAGATGCGCCTGCCGCGCGTCGAAGACATGAGCATGACCGGCAAGCGTCACCCCTTCTACGTCGAGTACGACGTCGGCTTCGATGACGACGGCCTGCTGCACGGCATCGAGATGGACCTGGCCGGCAACTGCGGCTACTCGCCGGACCTGTCCGGCTCCATCGTCGACCGCGCCATGTTCCACTCGGACAACGCCTACTTCCTCGGCAACGCCACCATCAACGGTCATCGCTGCAAGACCAACACCGCGTCGAACACCGCCTACCGCGGTTTCGGCGGCCCGCAGGGCATGGTCGCCATCGAGGAAGTGATGGACGCCGTGGCGCGCCACCTCGGCAAGGACCCGCTGGAAGTGCGCAAGCTCAACTACTACGGCAAGACCGAGCGTAACGTCACCCACTACCATCAGACCGTCGAGCACAACGTCATTCACGAAATGACCGCCGAACTGGAGCAAAGCTGCGAGTACGCCAAGCGCCGTCGCGAAATCATCGAATTCAACCAAAAAAGCCCGGTACTGAAGAAAGGCCTGGCCATGACCCCGGTGAAATTCGGCATCAGCTTCACCGCCACCTTCCTCAACCAGGCCGGCGCGCTGATCCACATCTACACCGACGGCTCGATCCACCTGAACCACGGCGGCACCGAGATGGGCCAGGGCCTCAACACCAAGGTCGCGCAGGTCGTCGCCGAAGTGTTCCAGGTCGATATCTCGCGCATCCAGATCACCGCCACCAACACCGACAAGGTGCCCAATACCTCGCCCACCGCAGCCTCCAGCGGCGCCGACCTCAACGGCATGGCGGCGAAGAACGCGGCCGAGACCATCAAGCAGCGCCTGGTCGACTTCCTGGTGCGCGAGTACAAGGTCACCCCGGAAGACGTGGAAT
This region includes:
- the xdhB gene encoding xanthine dehydrogenase molybdopterin binding subunit, which produces MSSHIEHKSQEELAALFRAGMTSGVGRSVKHESADKHVSGEAVYVDDRLEFPNQLHVYARQSDRAHARILRIDTRPCYEFPGVAIAITKDDVPGQLDIGPVVAGDPLLADGKVEYVGQVVLAVAADSLETARKAAMAAIVEYEDLEPVLDVVEAYRKKHFVLASHTHRIGDSASKLASAPRRLQGTLHIGGQEHFYLETQISSVMPTEDGGMLVYTSTQNPTEVQKLVAEVLGVPMNKIVIDMRRMGGGFGGKETQAAGPACLCAVIAHLTGRPTKMRLPRVEDMSMTGKRHPFYVEYDVGFDDDGLLHGIEMDLAGNCGYSPDLSGSIVDRAMFHSDNAYFLGNATINGHRCKTNTASNTAYRGFGGPQGMVAIEEVMDAVARHLGKDPLEVRKLNYYGKTERNVTHYHQTVEHNVIHEMTAELEQSCEYAKRRREIIEFNQKSPVLKKGLAMTPVKFGISFTATFLNQAGALIHIYTDGSIHLNHGGTEMGQGLNTKVAQVVAEVFQVDISRIQITATNTDKVPNTSPTAASSGADLNGMAAKNAAETIKQRLVDFLVREYKVTPEDVEFRNGQVRVREHFLSFEEMIQKAYFGQVSLSSTGFYRTPKIYYDRDKAAGRPFYYYAYGVACVEVLVDTLTGEYRMLRGDILHEVGDSLNPAIDIGQVEGAFVQGMGWLTMEELVWNAKGKLMTNGPASYKIPAIADMPIDLRVKLVENRKNPEDTVFHSKAVGEPPFMLGIAAWCALKDAVASLADYKVQPQIDAPATPERVLWGVEQMRKLKQARTSAVEMETAGA